A single genomic interval of Panthera uncia isolate 11264 chromosome A1 unlocalized genomic scaffold, Puncia_PCG_1.0 HiC_scaffold_17, whole genome shotgun sequence harbors:
- the CXCL14 gene encoding C-X-C motif chemokine 14, whose translation MRLLSAALLLLLLALCAARVDGSKCKCSRKGPKIRYSDVKKLEMKPKYPHCEEKMVIITTKSVSRYRGQEHCLHPKLQSTKRFIKWYNAWNEKRRVYEE comes from the exons ATGAGGCTCCTGTCCGCCGCGCTACTCCTGCTGCTCCTGGCGTTGTGCGCCGCACGCGTGGACG GGTCCAAATGTAAATGCTCCCGAAAGGGGCCCAAGATTCGATACAGCGACGTGAAGAAGCTGGAAATGAAGCCAAAGTACCCGCACTGCGAGGAGAAGATGGTTAT CATCACCACCAAGAGCGTGTCCAGGTACCGGGGTCAGGAGCACTGCCTGCACCCCAAGCTGCAGAGCACCAAGCGGTTCATCAAGTGGTACAACGCCTGGAACGAGAAACGCAG GGTCTACGAAGAGTAG